A region of the Polynucleobacter sp. MWH-Braz-FAM2G genome:
GGTCGATCACCGGGTTTATTTTTGGCGTTAGGGAAATACTCGCGTCTCCACCAAATTTCAATTAAGTAGTAGAAAACAGGGCCCCATCCACTGCGGTAAAGGCGCTCTAGAGCCTTACGCCATGGGGGAAGCGCGTCGTATTCTGATTTTGATAGGGGTGCCCATACAAAGTCAAAACCTTTTAGATTTGTTTGACCATGATGAACAACGTTATGACCAACATCCCATAAGCTATATGGTGTCAGAGATGGCAGGAAAGCAATACGCCCTAATACTTTATTTAGTTCGCGATTGGGCGTGAAGCTTTGATGGCATGCGTCATGACCCAAAATAAAGATGCGACCAGTCACAAAACCGGCAATGAGACCGAAAATCACTTTAAGCAGAACGTTCTCGACAAATATGGTTCCTGCAATACAGCCTAACCATAAAAAAGAGTCGATCATTAACAGCATGATCGCGCGCCCAGTTTCACCTTGAGCCATGGGGATGAGCCAGCTTCGAATAATTTTTCGATGCGGTAATGGTGCCTCTGGCGGCAAAGGATTCGTTAAGGACGGCTCTGAAAGGGCGGAATTTAAATGTGTAGACACGATAAGAATCAATAAGTTAGGTGCAAATGATAGCGGTTTTCGTAACTTTTCGCATGATATAGGTCAAAAACCCCTTGAATTTTGGCGCGCCCGGCAGGAATCGAACCTGCGACCCTTGGCTTCGGAGGCCAATACTCTATCCACTGAGCTACGGGCGCTAGTGAAAAAACTGGATACCCCGCTATTGTATGTGCCTATAACCCTACTCTCTAGTTATAATCACGGCAAACCTAACCTAAAACTCGTCAAACGATAAATTCTTATGAGCAATGAGCACGGAAATCTGATTAAGTCCCCAAAACAACTCATCATCATGGTGTTTGCAAGCTTTTTTGTGCCACTCATCATTATTTTGTTGTTAATGGTCTTTGTGAACAATGGCAAGCGTGGCGACTCTTCTGCGAGCACTGAGCAGTTAATTAAGCCGGTTGCTCAGTTGAATTTTAAGGATGCAAGCACTCCTAAAGAGTTGCAAACTGGCGAGCAAGTTTATAAAGCAGTTTGTGCTGCATGCCATGCTAGCGGCGCTGCAGGCGCCCCTAAATTTGGTGATGCGGCTGCTTGGGCTCCACGTTTAGGCAAAGGCTATGATGGATTATTAACTTCTGTGCTTAAAGGTAAGGGCGCGATGCCTGCACGTGGTGGAGCAAGTCCTGCTGATGTAAGTGATTACGAAT
Encoded here:
- a CDS encoding fatty acid desaturase; amino-acid sequence: MLIVSTHLNSALSEPSLTNPLPPEAPLPHRKIIRSWLIPMAQGETGRAIMLLMIDSFLWLGCIAGTIFVENVLLKVIFGLIAGFVTGRIFILGHDACHQSFTPNRELNKVLGRIAFLPSLTPYSLWDVGHNVVHHGQTNLKGFDFVWAPLSKSEYDALPPWRKALERLYRSGWGPVFYYLIEIWWRREYFPNAKNKPGDRPIFLKDNLLVTAFAIVWIGTLIAGAIATGQSIWIGLLTGFAVPFLFWNGMIGFVVYVHHTHPKVSWYDKKSEWLRAQPFVSTTVHLTFSWIWGALMHHIMEHTAHHVDMSVPLYRLPEAQKTLETILPERIFVQKFSWAWYFDTARKCKLYDFENKAWLDFDGNKTAESVRVVLSPAPAGQNG